In Triticum aestivum cultivar Chinese Spring chromosome 5B, IWGSC CS RefSeq v2.1, whole genome shotgun sequence, the following proteins share a genomic window:
- the LOC123110561 gene encoding transcription factor RSL3 → MEAGGLISEAGWTMFDFPPQGEESDIMAQLLGTFPSHAEEAQQDLPWYQASHPSYYDSDVHTSACSDSNDGSFAVPSECMGYYLGDSSEALGISSCTVPQDLNLVQEQGATEFLNMIPTISHDLFGKGESSCEGLDSVSATNKRKHSVEEEINGQARGRKCARKAAPKRAKNAKQTEASCCTSDNDSNASQESADAGVTPKGKARAGRGAATDPQSLYARKRRKRINERLKTLQTLVPNGTKVDMSTMLEEAVQHVKFLQLQIKVLSSDEMWMYARIAYNGMNIGLDLNM, encoded by the exons ATGGAGGCTGGAGGCCTGATTTCGGAGGCTGGCTGGACCATGTTTGACTTCCCGCCGCAGGGCGAGGAGTCCGATATCATGGCGCAGCTGCTTGGCACCTTCCCCTCCCATGCCGAGGAAGCCCAGCAGGATCTGCCTTGGTATCAGGCTTCCCATCCATCCTACTATGACAGTGATGTTCATACAAGTGCGTGTAGTGACAGCAATGATGGTAGCTTTGCTGTTCCATCCGAGTGCATGGGCTACTATTTGGGTGATTCAAGTGAGGCCCTGGGCATCAGCTCCTGCACTGTACCACAGGACTTGAACTTGGTCCAGGAGCAAGGTGCTACCGAGTTTCTGAATATGATCCCAACCATTTCCCATGATTTGTTCGGGAAGGGCGAGTCAAGCTGCGAGGGTCTCGACTCGGTCAGTGCTACTAACAAGAGGAAGCATTCGGTGGAAGAAGAAATCAATGGCCAAGCGAGA GGTCGGAAATGCGCAAGGAAGGCTGCACCAAAGCGAGCAAAGAACGCGAAGCAAACCGAAGCGAGCTGCTGCACCTCTGACAATGACTCGAATGCTTCTCAAGAGTCTGCAGATGCTGGTGTTACTCCAAAAGGCAAGGCCCGGGCTGGACGCGGGGCGGCAACCGATCCCCAGAGCCTCTATGCAAGG AAAAGGAGGAAAAGGATCAACGAGAGGCTGAAGACACTGCAGACCCTTGTGCCCAATGGAACCAAA GTAGATATGAGCACCATGCTTGAAGAGGCAGTCCAGCATGTCAAATTCCTGCAACTCCAGATCAAG GTCCTCAGCTCTGATGAAATGTGGATGTACGCGCGGATTGCGTACAACGGGATGAACATTGGACTTGATCTGAACATGTAG